In Chroicocephalus ridibundus chromosome 4, bChrRid1.1, whole genome shotgun sequence, one genomic interval encodes:
- the SSH3 gene encoding protein phosphatase Slingshot homolog 3 encodes MALVTVRRSAGSPRDPAEEDAPKRGRLQRRQSFVMVKGAALLLPAEEPLEAEPPPAAPPGQAPGRQEQHLQLMMQLLRPQDAIRLAVRLESARPRRVRYLLVVRPEEAGAEGETALLGVDFAHEGATRCTLGMVLPLWSDTQVFLDGDGGFSVTSGGQTRIFKPISVQTMWAVLQELHRACEEASRGGHIPGGPALAWAGGYAAAVASEQSCLNEWLAMADLESVRPASPTPLRPAAPELSEQSVRALLRDVMATADLESVTSKEVREELERRTGHSLAQHKDFIDNEMLLVLAQMDRPSRVFPHLYLGSEWNAANLEELQQNRVTHVLNVAREIDNFFPALFTYMNVRVYDEETAQLLPHWNDTFLFLSRVRAVGGRALVHCRMGLSRSAATVLAYAMKEFGWSLERALRHVRHVRPGVLPNPGFMRQLDFYQGILQASRHSSLWEPKAGERAGQPEEGPEATQGDGGGPSPSSPLSPGEAGGPGLLGASRRPRISLCAVMRSISQLESPEPPELPGEPLGGEVLVATEGPAVAPPGARPSSRPRRVVRQASLDGGPAPACDHAPSEAPPPADDHAPRLPSTPPPAP; translated from the exons atGGCGCTGGTCACCGTGCGGCGGTCGGCGGGCTCCCCCAGGGACCCGGCG GAGGAAGATGCGCCCAAGCGCGGCCGGCTGCAGCGACG gcagagctTTGTCATGGTCAAGGgggccgcgctgctgctgcccGCGGAGGAGCCGCTGgaggctgagccccccccggcTGCGCCCCCCGGGCAGGCCCCGGGGCGGcaggagcagcacctgcagctcaTGATGCAGCTGCTGCGGCCCCAGGATGCCATCCGGCTG gcGGTGCGGCTGGAGTCGGCGCGGCCGCGGCGGGTGCGGTACCTGCTGGTGGTGCGGCCCGAGGAGGCGGGAGCCGAGGGGGAGACGGCGCTGCTGGGTGTGGACTTCGCCCACGAGGG GGCCACCCGCTGCACCCTGGGCATGGTGCTGCCCCTCTGGAGTGACACCCAGGTCTTCCTCGACGGCGATGG GGGGTTCAGCGTGACATCGGGGGGGCAGACCCGCATCTTCAAGCCCATCTCTGTCCAGACCATGTG GGccgtgctgcaggagctgcaccGCGCCTGCGAGGAGGCCTCCCGCGGCGGCCACATCCCCGGGGGCCCGGCGCTGGCCTGGGCCGGCGGCTACGCGGCGGCGGTGGCCTCGGAGCAGAGCTGCCTCAACGAGTGGCTGGCCATGGCCGACCTGGAGTCCGTGCGCCCCGCCTCGCCCACGCCCCTCCG GCCGGCGGCGCCGGAGCTGTCGGAGCAGTCGGTGCGGGCGCTGCTGCGGGATGTCATGGCCACCGCCGACCTGGAGAGCGTCACCTCCAAGGAG GTGCGGGAGGAGCTGGAGCGACGCACGGGGCACAGCTTGGCCCAGCACAAGGACTTCATCGACAACGagatgctgctggtgctggcgcAGATGGACCGGCCCTCCCGCGTCTTCCCACACCTCTACCTG GGCTCCGAGTGGAACGCGGCCaacctggaggagctgcagcagaacCG GGTCACCCACGTCCTGAACGTGGCGCGGGAGATCGACAACTTCTTCCCGGCGTTGTTCACCTACATGAACGTGCGGGTGTATGACGAGGAGAcggcccagctcctgccccactggAACgacaccttcctcttcctctcccgcGTCCG GGCCGTCGGGGGCCGGGCGCTGGTGCACTGCCGCATGGGGCTGAGCCGCTCGGCGGCCACGGTGCTGGCCTACGCCATGAAGGAGTTCGGCTGGTCCCTGGAGCGGGCGCTGCGGCACGTCCGGCACGTCCGGCCCGGCGTCCTGCCCAACCCCGGCTTCATGCGCCAGCTCGACTTCTACCAGGGCATCCTGCAGGCCAG ccGGCACAGCAGCCTGTGGGAGCCCAAggccggcgagcgggcgggcCAGCCCGAGGAGGGCCCGGAGGCCACCCAGGGGGATGGGGGCGGCCCGTCCCCGTCGTCCCCGTTgtccccgggggaggcgggggggccggggctgctgggggcctcccgccgcccccgcatCTCCCTCTGCGCCGTCATGCGGAGCATCAGCCAGCTGGAGTCCCCCGAGCCCCCCGAGCTGCCGGGGGAGCCCCTGGGCGGGGAG GTGCTGGTGGCCACGGAGGGGCCGGCGGTTGCCCCCCCGGGGGCCCGTccctcctcccggccccgccgcgtggtgcgccaggccagcctggacggaggccccgcccccgcctgtGACCACGCCCCCtcggaggccccgccccccgccgatGACcacgccccccgcctcccctcaaccccgccccccgccccctaa